The following proteins are encoded in a genomic region of Opisthocomus hoazin isolate bOpiHoa1 chromosome 4, bOpiHoa1.hap1, whole genome shotgun sequence:
- the TTC14 gene encoding tetratricopeptide repeat protein 14, with protein MDPELLRQALSYHGPALLSLLRAEQHDNPDFRGLLPPPGTVFEPPRGAPPAPAAWKERASIDTEIKRFIAKKADLLFAHSWQPNGPLSETIEENEEYYAVMPPLERFMEVPREERRELFFRDIERGDIVIGRITSIREFGFFMVLICLGSGIIREIADLEITALCPLRDVPSQSNHGDPLSYYQAGDLIRAAIKDVDRYHEKLAVSLYSSALPPNLSSTKLGVITSDDFPLHYRRSLEVANTGETFEEVLHRSPGFANPSLVEYLAEKLGLSESNPPSLMRSLQIKNFNEEDFAPALRKKQSASWALKCVKAGVDYFKVGRHVEAMNEYNKALEIDPQNVEALVARGALYATKGSLNKAIGDFEIALENCPTHRNARKYLCQTLVERGGQLEEEDKLLNAESYYKRALSVDETFQEAEEALTKLRKHMQKSLEMREKQAAKEERQKEKKVETSAEKLRKLLKEEKRLKKKRKVSTSSSSSSSSSSSDSSSDVSISSSSSSSCHKKRRKKRRNRSESAHSSKKRSSRAPSHYKDQSREEEWYSPPADTSASFLNQNFEVEKLLERQDSVVCPKTEVREKDRHCSFSRTSGEDEDTFGGRSEDSRDSYSSSRTLPSSSKTEKYGKTDRFFSSWRGSSGSYRKSDDKPRMHYFRKVERDIEGRREQFKKHGSGQDRYYMSPAGSDYSGRSVGKYRSYSSTCIREGNKSYDSDRHVLSQHKSESEYKTRKRSYEETNKTEEPDEEASLNGTAQTESGSKRNLPQNLVNIFNQIAEFEREKGSMQKKQ; from the exons atgGATCCGGAGCTGCTGCGTCAGGCGCTGAGCTACCACGGCCCCGCGCTCCTCTCGTTGCTCCGCGCCGAGCAGCACGACAACCCCGACTTCCGagggctgctgccgccgccggggACCGTCTTCGAGCCGCCCCGCggggccccgcccgcgccggCCGCCTG GAAAGAGAGGGCGAGCATCGACACCGAGATAAAGCGCTTCATTGCCAAGAAGGCTGACCTGCTCTTCGCGCACTCCTGGCAGCCCAATGGGCCTCTCTCCGAGACGATCGAAGAGAACGAAG AGTATTATGCTGTTATGCCTCCCCTGGAGCGGTTCATGGAGGTTCCcagggaagaaaggagagaattATTTTTTCGAGACATTGAACGTGGTGATATCGTGATTGGGAGGATTACTTCTATTCGTGAATTTGGCTTTTTCATGGTGTTGATTTGTCTGGGAAGCGGTATCATACGGGAGATAGCAGATTTAGAAATCACT GCACTTTGTCCTTTGAGAGATGTGCCTTCTCAAAGCAACCATGGAGATCCTTTGTCCTATTATCAAGCTGGAGACCTTATTCGAG CTGCAATCAAGGACGTTGATCGTTACCATGAGAAGCTCGCGGTCTCGCTTTACAGCTCGGCTCTTCCACCCAATCTTTCCAGTACAAAACTAGGTGTAATTACTTCTGATGACTTCCCATTACATTATAG gcgaAGCTTGGAGGTTGCTAATACAGGAGAGACATTCGAAGAGGTTTTGCATCGTTCCCCAGGATTTGCTAATCCTTCGTTAGTTGAATATTTAGCAGAAAAACTAGGACTAAGTGAATCAAATCCACCGTCTTTGATGAGAAGTCTTCAAAT TAAAAATTTCAATGAAGAAGATTTTGCCCCTGCATTGAGGAAAAAGCAGTCTGCATCTTGGGCTCTGAAATG tgtGAAGGCTGGGGTTGATTATTTTAAGGTTGGGCGCCATGTGGAAGCCATGAATGAGTACAACAAGGCTTTGGAAATTGATCCACAAAATGTTGAAGCTTTGGTAGCACGTGGAGCTCT ATATGCAACAAAAGGAAGTCTGAACAAAGCCATAGGTGATTTTGAAATTGCTTTAGAGAACTGTCCTACCCatagaaatgcaagaaaatacCTCTGTCAGACACTTGTGGAAAGAGGCGGGCA GTTGGAAGAGGAAGACAAACTACTAAATGCTGAGAGTTACTATAAAAGAGCCTTAAGCGTGGATGAGACTTTTCAGGAAGCAGAAGAGGCCTTAACAAAACTCCGTAAGCACATGCAG aaatctttggaAATGAGGGAGAAACAAGCTGCcaaagaagagagacagaaagaaaagaaagtagaaacAAGTGCAGAAAAATTGCGTAAgctcttaaaagaagaaaaaag gttgaagaagaaaaggaaagtatcaacgtcctcctcctcttcctcgtcatCATCATCAAGTGATTCTTCATCAGATGTAtcaatttcttcttcctcctcttcctcttgtcACAAGAAACGTAGGAAAAAGCGTCGGAATAGATCCGAGTCTGCCCACAGCTCCAAAAAGCGCTCATCTAGAGCGCCTTCCCATTATAAAGATCAGAGTAGGGAAGAGGAGTGGTATTCGCCTCCGGCTGATACCTCTGCTTCCTTTCTTAACCAAAATTTTGAAGTGGAAAAACTGCTGGAAAGGCAGGACAGCGTAGTGTGTCCAAAAACAGAAgtaagagagaaagacagacactGTTCTTTTTCGAGGACTTCAGGTGAGGATGAAGACACTTTTGGAGGTAGGTCTGAAGATTCAAGAGATTCTTACAGTAGCTCCAGAACTCTGCCAAGTAgtagcaaaactgaaaaatatggtAAAACAGATAGATTTTTCTCCAGTTGGAGAGGCTCTTCAGGTTCATATCGTAAGTCAGATGATAAACCCAGGATGCATTATTTTAGGAAAGTAGAAAGGGACATAGAGGGGAGAAGAGAGCAGTTTAAAAAACATGGCTCAGGCCAAGACAGGTATTATATGTCTCCAGCAGGGTCTGACTATTCTGGCAGGTCAGTGGGAAAGTACAGATCGTATTCTAGCACCTGTATACGGGAAGGCAATAAAAGTTATGATAGTGATAGGCATGTGTTAAGTCAGCATAAAAGTGAAAGTGAGTATAAGACTAGGAAAAGAAGTTATGAGGAGACTAATAAGACAGAGGAACCAGATGAGGAAGCGTCTTTAAATGGGACAGCACAAACAGAAAGCGGCAGTAAAAGAAACCTGCCCCAGAACTTAGTTAACATCTTCAATCAAATAGCTgagtttgagagggaaaaagGAAGTATGCAGAAGAAACAGTAA